The following are from one region of the Candidatus Bathyarchaeota archaeon genome:
- a CDS encoding FAD-dependent oxidoreductase — translation MKYETTFQTIIPRTPSITSFRFPRPAELNYKAGQYFFVTLRHQGKELTHHFSYSSSPTEKNHIEFTKRLSDSPYSDALRAAKAGDWVRIDGPYGKFTFDGEHPKIAMLAGGIGVTPFISICKNATDKALDSRIVLFFACRSPSDIPFRVEFEELVRKNRNLKVVFTVSDATPDWTGLTGNIDAEMVKKQLPDYADYVFYACGPPPMVKAMQVLAENLGLDKDRLKIEFFTGYT, via the coding sequence TTGAAGTACGAAACCACATTCCAAACCATCATCCCGCGCACCCCAAGCATAACTAGCTTCAGGTTTCCCCGCCCAGCAGAACTTAACTATAAAGCTGGACAATACTTCTTTGTCACGCTACGTCATCAAGGCAAAGAGTTAACACATCACTTCAGCTACAGTAGCAGCCCTACCGAAAAAAACCACATAGAATTCACCAAACGCTTAAGCGACAGCCCCTATTCAGATGCGCTCAGAGCCGCAAAAGCTGGGGATTGGGTGCGAATTGATGGGCCATACGGGAAATTCACGTTTGACGGCGAGCACCCCAAAATCGCGATGCTAGCTGGCGGCATAGGCGTAACACCGTTTATCAGCATATGCAAGAACGCCACCGACAAAGCATTAGATAGCCGAATTGTGTTGTTTTTTGCTTGCCGATCACCAAGCGACATACCGTTCCGTGTGGAATTTGAGGAACTTGTACGCAAAAACAGGAACCTAAAAGTTGTTTTCACTGTAAGTGACGCCACGCCAGATTGGACTGGCTTAACAGGAAACATAGACGCAGAAATGGTGAAAAAACAGCTCCCCGACTACGCCGACTACGTTTTCTACGCCTGTGGTCCGCCGCCTATGGTTAAAGCCATGCAGGTGCTAGCGGAGAATCTGGGCTTAGACAAAGACAGGTTGAAAATCGAGTTCTTTACGGGTTACACCTAA
- the asnS gene encoding asparagine--tRNA ligase translates to MAIVKISQILEGKCTEQKVTVRGWVYRKREGKALIFLVIRDSTGVIQSTIKKDSSCWNDAQKLTIESSLVLTGTAREDTRAPGGFEIGAETIEIVGLAENFPISKDKSEEFIRDMRHLWLRSRKMNLVMKVRAEVLEAAREYFKKQNYTEVSPPMFISAAVEGGSTLFGLKYFEQELYLTQSSQLYLEILMYSLENVYCIAPSFRAEKSRTIRHLTEYWHMEGEWAFADMNDLMTFEEGLMTHICQTVAAKCEKEFKELGADIEKVKAVKTPFPRITYKEAIERLKPKNPALDWGSDLGYEDEKVLAEDFGKPFFVYDYPTAIKAFYCKTYKDHPEVAMSVDMMVPRIGEISTGGAREDNKDLLIQRMKEQGLKPEDYEWYLDLRRYGTVPHVGFGMGLERLLVWMLDLENIIDAIPFPRTTRRFYP, encoded by the coding sequence ATGGCAATAGTGAAGATAAGCCAAATCCTAGAAGGCAAATGCACAGAACAAAAAGTCACCGTTCGCGGCTGGGTGTACCGCAAACGTGAAGGAAAAGCACTCATATTCCTAGTAATCAGAGACTCCACAGGAGTCATCCAGTCAACGATTAAAAAAGACAGCTCCTGCTGGAACGACGCCCAAAAACTCACAATCGAATCCTCACTTGTTCTGACAGGAACCGCCCGAGAAGACACACGCGCACCCGGCGGATTTGAAATCGGCGCAGAAACAATCGAAATAGTTGGCTTAGCTGAAAACTTCCCCATATCCAAAGATAAAAGCGAGGAATTCATCCGTGACATGCGCCACCTCTGGCTCCGAAGCAGAAAAATGAACCTCGTCATGAAAGTCCGCGCTGAAGTCCTCGAAGCAGCACGCGAATACTTCAAAAAACAAAACTACACCGAAGTTTCACCACCCATGTTCATCTCAGCAGCGGTGGAAGGCGGCTCAACGCTTTTCGGCCTGAAATACTTTGAGCAGGAACTCTACCTCACCCAGAGCAGCCAGCTTTATTTGGAGATTTTGATGTATTCGCTAGAGAATGTTTACTGTATTGCGCCTTCGTTCCGTGCAGAAAAAAGCCGAACAATACGTCACCTCACTGAGTACTGGCATATGGAGGGTGAGTGGGCGTTTGCAGACATGAACGACCTCATGACTTTCGAGGAAGGCTTAATGACTCACATCTGCCAAACCGTCGCGGCAAAATGTGAAAAAGAGTTCAAAGAATTAGGCGCAGACATCGAAAAAGTCAAAGCCGTTAAAACCCCATTCCCAAGAATCACCTACAAAGAAGCTATCGAACGTCTCAAACCCAAAAACCCTGCTTTGGACTGGGGCTCGGATTTGGGCTACGAAGACGAAAAAGTCCTAGCTGAAGACTTCGGCAAACCCTTCTTCGTCTACGATTACCCCACAGCCATCAAAGCTTTCTACTGCAAAACCTACAAAGACCACCCCGAAGTCGCCATGTCCGTGGACATGATGGTACCGCGCATAGGCGAAATCAGCACGGGCGGCGCAAGAGAAGACAACAAAGACTTGCTGATTCAGCGTATGAAGGAGCAGGGTTTGAAGCCTGAGGATTACGAGTGGTATCTTGATCTGAGGCGCTATGGAACTGTGCCACATGTTGGTTTTGGCATGGGTTTGGAGCGGTTGCTGGTTTGGATGCTTGATTTGGAAAACATCATCGACGCCATTCCGTTCCCAAGAACGACCCGCAGGTTCTACCCCTAA
- a CDS encoding MFS transporter, which translates to MTSIFKMRFSGLFRGDQAVLRGNFLLITISWIIMFTAQPIPDTYASLFYLHLGANELLLSIMGFAGSIAVALVQFPGGYLADKHGRRRLIVTMTFGIAIGSLFFVFAPSWPFILIGLLVQNVCSIYGPALMAMVIDSLPAENRGAGFSFQSVVSSLVLLPAPIIAQYLVVTFEFDLGMRIAYSLTSIAYFTIAILRLKLTETLPPNGEDKKISFVGALRSYPTAVKESIRVWTKVPKSAFNLFIAIIVANGFVVSCQTYFVVYATKVLDVSLEQWALVTAFRYLTIAIPAIIAGFSMDTFGRKRFLILGYLLYVPGMLLFINADFNMLLLSFFFFGLGNILQLNSYQVLMGDLVPRTLRGTVTGCLNFFMFIFQAILYIIIGQIYVNVSPQLPFILFASAMIPLSVFVYWRVHEPKVREA; encoded by the coding sequence TTGACTTCTATTTTTAAGATGCGTTTCTCGGGGCTTTTCCGCGGGGACCAAGCTGTCCTCAGAGGCAACTTCCTACTGATAACAATCAGCTGGATAATCATGTTCACCGCCCAGCCGATCCCCGACACCTACGCCAGCCTCTTCTACCTTCACCTCGGTGCCAACGAACTGCTGCTCTCCATCATGGGCTTCGCGGGCTCCATCGCTGTTGCGTTGGTGCAGTTTCCAGGTGGATATCTGGCGGATAAACATGGCAGACGGCGACTCATCGTCACAATGACTTTTGGCATCGCCATCGGCAGCTTATTCTTTGTCTTTGCTCCCTCGTGGCCCTTTATTTTGATTGGCTTGCTTGTGCAGAACGTGTGCTCGATTTATGGACCCGCCTTGATGGCTATGGTTATTGATTCGTTGCCTGCGGAGAATCGCGGGGCAGGTTTCAGCTTTCAATCTGTTGTGAGTTCGCTTGTTCTGTTGCCTGCACCAATCATTGCTCAGTATCTTGTGGTTACGTTCGAGTTTGATTTGGGTATGCGTATCGCCTACTCACTCACTTCTATTGCATATTTTACCATCGCCATTTTGCGGTTGAAGCTCACCGAAACATTGCCGCCGAACGGTGAAGACAAAAAAATCAGCTTCGTCGGCGCCCTGCGGAGTTATCCCACTGCGGTAAAAGAAAGCATCCGAGTGTGGACCAAGGTTCCAAAATCCGCCTTCAACCTTTTCATCGCAATAATCGTTGCAAATGGGTTCGTTGTGAGCTGTCAAACCTATTTTGTGGTTTACGCCACCAAGGTGCTTGATGTGTCTTTGGAGCAGTGGGCGCTTGTCACAGCGTTTAGGTACTTAACCATCGCCATACCCGCCATAATCGCAGGGTTCAGCATGGATACGTTTGGACGAAAACGCTTCCTTATACTGGGGTACCTGCTCTATGTACCAGGCATGTTGCTATTCATAAACGCCGACTTTAACATGCTGTTGTTGTCGTTTTTCTTCTTCGGCTTAGGCAACATCCTTCAACTCAACAGCTACCAAGTGCTTATGGGTGACCTTGTTCCACGCACCCTTCGCGGCACAGTTACGGGCTGCTTGAACTTCTTTATGTTCATATTCCAAGCCATCCTGTACATCATTATAGGACAAATCTATGTTAATGTCTCGCCGCAGTTGCCTTTTATCTTGTTTGCTTCGGCTATGATTCCGCTTTCGGTTTTTGTTTATTGGCGTGTTCATGAACCAAAAGTCAGAGAAGCATAA
- a CDS encoding adenylate kinase family protein, which yields MTRVVLITGTPCVGKTTTAKALAAKLNAEYINLTDFAKKHGLTLGEDQERCTVIVDEQKMQQKLGETIDASENPNIVIDGHFASAVTPTQHVAQVFVLRRHPKELKAFMEKAGYRDSKMWENLQAEIIDVCLGEAVEVHAGRVCELDVTGKSVEEVVEDILAVLEKRKTCFVGGVDWMGVLEREGILDEYLKPT from the coding sequence ATGACGCGTGTTGTTCTCATAACGGGCACACCTTGTGTCGGTAAAACAACAACTGCAAAAGCTTTAGCCGCCAAACTCAACGCCGAATATATCAACCTCACAGACTTCGCCAAAAAACACGGCCTTACACTCGGCGAAGACCAAGAACGATGCACAGTTATTGTAGATGAACAAAAAATGCAGCAAAAACTCGGCGAAACCATCGACGCCTCAGAGAACCCAAACATAGTCATCGACGGTCACTTCGCAAGCGCAGTAACCCCCACCCAGCATGTAGCTCAAGTGTTTGTGCTCCGTAGACACCCAAAAGAACTCAAAGCATTCATGGAAAAAGCAGGCTACAGAGACAGCAAGATGTGGGAGAACCTACAAGCTGAAATCATCGATGTCTGCCTCGGCGAAGCCGTGGAAGTGCATGCAGGCAGGGTTTGTGAGTTGGATGTTACGGGCAAGTCAGTCGAGGAAGTTGTGGAGGACATCTTGGCGGTGTTGGAGAAACGTAAAACCTGCTTTGTCGGCGGAGTGGACTGGATGGGTGTTTTAGAACGTGAAGGTATCCTTGACGAATACCTAAAACCAACGTAA
- a CDS encoding DUF1922 domain-containing protein, whose protein sequence is MAPTLIVKCTQCGGYMLSAKDQKTKHCPYCGANVNLQKAQRVAAANTAFEASEILRKLKSERGFDRKPN, encoded by the coding sequence ATGGCCCCAACCCTAATCGTAAAATGCACCCAATGCGGCGGCTACATGCTCTCAGCCAAAGACCAAAAAACCAAACATTGCCCATACTGCGGTGCCAACGTTAACCTCCAAAAAGCCCAACGGGTTGCAGCAGCAAACACCGCTTTTGAGGCGTCGGAGATACTAAGGAAACTGAAAAGTGAACGCGGCTTCGACCGCAAACCTAACTGA
- a CDS encoding TIGR00269 family protein, which produces MAALLCTCCKRNEAFYFRKYSGERLCRRCFAASIEAKVRATITRYHMLRFDDHLAVAVSGGKDSLAILYILAKLRKYRPKTTLTAVTVDEGIKGYRDEALDIATNLCKKLEVPHHVVSFKELYGFSLDEIVAKAREKGQAELTACAYCGVLRRRAMNVGARQVKADKIATGHTLDDEAQTVLMNILRGDIARLAKEKPVTSEVHPLFVQKIKPFCEIPEKESALYAYVKKIDFQDTPCPYASEALRNDIRGMLNRMEEKHAGTKFTVARAIEKLRPAIEETLKKENFKTCKECGEPSALDLCKTCEMLHQIS; this is translated from the coding sequence ATGGCTGCCTTACTCTGCACCTGTTGCAAACGCAACGAAGCATTCTACTTTAGAAAATACTCTGGAGAACGCCTCTGCAGAAGATGCTTCGCCGCATCCATCGAAGCTAAAGTCCGCGCAACCATCACCCGTTACCATATGTTGCGGTTCGATGATCACTTGGCGGTAGCGGTTTCAGGGGGCAAAGACAGCCTCGCGATCCTCTACATCTTAGCAAAACTACGCAAATACAGACCAAAAACGACCCTGACCGCTGTTACAGTTGACGAAGGAATCAAAGGCTACCGTGACGAAGCACTTGACATCGCAACAAATCTATGCAAAAAGCTAGAAGTACCGCATCACGTGGTTTCGTTCAAGGAGTTGTATGGGTTTAGCCTTGACGAAATTGTTGCTAAAGCCAGAGAAAAAGGGCAAGCTGAGTTGACTGCTTGCGCTTACTGCGGTGTTTTACGTCGAAGGGCAATGAATGTTGGTGCACGGCAAGTTAAAGCAGATAAAATCGCCACTGGACATACACTTGACGACGAAGCCCAAACGGTTTTAATGAACATACTTCGCGGGGACATCGCACGTTTAGCCAAAGAGAAGCCTGTTACAAGCGAAGTGCATCCGCTATTTGTACAGAAAATTAAGCCGTTCTGTGAAATCCCCGAGAAAGAAAGTGCACTCTACGCTTACGTCAAAAAGATCGATTTTCAAGACACTCCCTGTCCATACGCTTCAGAAGCCCTGCGCAACGACATCCGCGGAATGCTCAACCGCATGGAAGAGAAGCATGCAGGAACCAAATTTACCGTCGCAAGAGCCATAGAGAAACTGCGACCAGCCATAGAAGAAACCCTCAAAAAAGAGAACTTCAAAACCTGCAAAGAATGCGGTGAACCCTCGGCGTTGGATTTGTGCAAAACCTGCGAGATGCTACACCAAATCAGTTAG
- a CDS encoding nucleotidyltransferase domain-containing protein — protein sequence MATKPKRSGEYKEVTYSTTHWTQLRALREKAKPIMAALETAHLQSTIHGSAARGDVKKSSDIDIFIAEVQSSFLVETALEKANVPINTRWIVQATPNYAMKAHIVIDQTTTVTFPLMEMRRVEREFYRFGGEANLAQLKADVRVAGVDKRLMLIEPTLSGHVESSIIGKEESTARLLGVSAQTVLDRAHALTKRDTVGRTGVFIKKELSPSETFELALKKLAEANPAVRRRNKGV from the coding sequence ATGGCGACTAAACCAAAAAGAAGCGGCGAATACAAAGAAGTCACCTACAGCACTACACATTGGACTCAACTCAGGGCTCTACGAGAGAAAGCAAAGCCCATAATGGCTGCGCTGGAAACCGCCCATCTCCAGTCAACCATACACGGCAGCGCCGCTAGGGGCGACGTAAAAAAAAGCAGTGACATAGACATCTTCATTGCTGAGGTACAGAGCAGCTTTTTGGTGGAGACCGCCCTCGAAAAAGCCAACGTACCCATAAACACTCGCTGGATAGTGCAGGCAACACCGAACTATGCCATGAAAGCCCACATAGTAATCGACCAAACCACAACCGTGACTTTCCCGCTTATGGAAATGCGTCGCGTCGAGCGCGAGTTTTATCGTTTCGGGGGCGAAGCAAACCTTGCGCAACTGAAAGCGGATGTTCGGGTGGCTGGTGTGGATAAACGCCTCATGCTAATCGAACCCACCCTAAGTGGTCATGTTGAAAGTAGCATAATCGGCAAAGAAGAATCAACCGCGCGGTTATTGGGGGTTTCAGCTCAGACCGTGCTTGACCGAGCGCATGCACTTACCAAACGCGATACAGTTGGCAGAACAGGTGTGTTCATCAAAAAAGAACTCTCGCCAAGCGAGACTTTTGAGTTAGCTTTAAAAAAGTTGGCTGAGGCAAACCCTGCGGTTCGCCGAAGAAATAAAGGGGTTTAA
- a CDS encoding TATA-box-binding protein, which yields MSKRKPIISIQNIVASVSLNQKIDLQKIVEKFPQTEYNPSVFPGLVFRLKKPKTATLIFGTGKMVCTGAKSEKESRSAVEKVVKELRSEGIQITEKPIVNIQNIVASAELGGEIDLESLVYKLSRVMYEPEQFPGAVYRMDEPKVVFLIFSAGKLVCVGAKKEEQVYEAVDKIQQLLEEKELIYYPS from the coding sequence ATGAGTAAACGAAAACCAATCATAAGCATCCAGAACATAGTCGCTTCTGTTTCACTTAACCAGAAAATCGACTTACAGAAAATAGTGGAAAAGTTCCCACAAACCGAGTACAACCCCTCCGTATTCCCAGGCCTCGTTTTCCGCCTTAAAAAACCCAAAACAGCCACCCTCATCTTCGGCACAGGCAAAATGGTATGCACAGGCGCTAAATCCGAAAAAGAATCCCGCAGCGCAGTAGAAAAAGTCGTTAAAGAACTCCGCAGCGAAGGCATCCAAATCACCGAGAAACCAATCGTTAACATCCAAAACATCGTTGCCTCAGCAGAACTCGGCGGAGAAATCGACCTTGAAAGCCTCGTCTACAAACTCAGCCGCGTCATGTATGAACCTGAACAGTTCCCAGGCGCAGTCTACCGCATGGATGAACCCAAAGTCGTCTTCTTAATCTTTAGCGCAGGCAAACTCGTCTGTGTCGGTGCAAAGAAAGAAGAACAAGTCTACGAAGCAGTCGACAAAATCCAGCAGCTACTCGAAGAAAAAGAACTAATCTACTACCCCTCTTAA
- a CDS encoding cation-efflux pump yields MQSGLQGQAKLKALKISAVAIFSVVIVEVTIGAAVNSLAIISDGLHALLDALTSVMLYFAVRAALKPPDEEHTYGHEKFEAIGGLIGGIVLVAVACIIFYEAALRLIAGTELSSGVEFAGFGAIAYALFVASLRVTVFKRNQHGESQSMKAGFYDAISDLGSTIIALLGFGLALLGFTGADAFASIFLGSMLTYLSIKLARSSVMELSDSATKDLVNKTRKIILDCMGVVKVENLKVRKVGSKVFVDASVQVPSAMSLDEAHSLSSKIESCLKDSFENVDATIHIEPSEQDKKVQKAVQKLAALEGIREVHEITTNYVAGKRYVTLHAHVNPDLSVEAAHKIAENIERRIRAEIKPLENVTVHVEPAGVVIPSEQFDELKLQVVVRDVARSVNGDLQVNRVVTYASEGKRYINIDCCFTKNVPIKQAHHLASLVEKGTKDRFSNAVVTVHIEPK; encoded by the coding sequence ATGCAAAGCGGCCTTCAAGGACAAGCTAAGCTTAAGGCACTAAAAATCTCTGCAGTAGCCATATTTAGCGTCGTCATCGTCGAGGTGACCATCGGCGCGGCAGTAAACAGCTTAGCAATCATAAGCGACGGTTTACACGCACTTCTAGACGCCCTAACAAGCGTGATGCTATACTTTGCAGTTCGAGCGGCACTTAAACCGCCAGACGAGGAACACACTTATGGGCATGAAAAGTTTGAGGCTATCGGCGGATTAATAGGCGGCATCGTTTTGGTGGCGGTTGCATGCATAATCTTCTACGAAGCCGCACTCAGACTCATAGCAGGCACAGAACTGTCAAGCGGTGTAGAATTTGCGGGTTTCGGAGCCATCGCGTACGCACTTTTCGTGGCTTCACTGAGAGTTACGGTTTTCAAGAGAAACCAACATGGCGAAAGCCAGTCTATGAAGGCAGGATTCTACGACGCAATTTCCGATTTAGGCTCAACAATAATCGCCCTCTTAGGCTTCGGGTTGGCCCTGTTGGGTTTCACTGGAGCAGACGCCTTCGCATCTATCTTCTTGGGTTCAATGCTCACCTACCTTAGTATCAAACTAGCCAGATCCAGCGTTATGGAGCTAAGCGACAGCGCGACAAAAGACCTCGTGAACAAAACAAGAAAAATCATTCTTGACTGCATGGGCGTGGTTAAGGTGGAAAACCTCAAAGTCCGCAAAGTCGGCTCAAAAGTCTTCGTGGACGCCTCAGTGCAGGTTCCAAGCGCTATGAGTTTAGATGAAGCCCACTCGCTTTCATCAAAAATCGAAAGCTGCCTAAAAGATTCCTTTGAAAACGTGGATGCCACAATACACATTGAGCCATCTGAACAGGACAAAAAAGTCCAAAAAGCCGTCCAGAAACTTGCGGCGCTTGAAGGCATAAGGGAAGTGCATGAAATCACAACTAACTACGTCGCGGGCAAACGTTACGTTACTTTACATGCACATGTCAATCCTGACTTGTCGGTCGAGGCAGCACATAAAATCGCGGAGAACATTGAACGCAGGATACGCGCTGAGATTAAGCCGCTTGAGAACGTTACTGTGCACGTTGAACCTGCAGGTGTGGTTATTCCTAGTGAACAGTTTGATGAGTTGAAGCTACAGGTTGTGGTTCGAGATGTAGCAAGAAGCGTGAATGGTGACTTGCAGGTTAATCGGGTAGTTACCTATGCGTCGGAGGGGAAACGTTACATTAACATCGATTGTTGCTTCACCAAAAACGTGCCGATAAAGCAAGCGCATCATTTGGCGTCGCTTGTTGAGAAGGGAACTAAGGATCGCTTCTCCAATGCTGTTGTCACTGTTCATATTGAGCCTAAATGA
- a CDS encoding copper-translocating P-type ATPase, translating into MIQFWFQYTLTVPYQSYILLVLSAVLYGYGGWPFLTGLIQELKARQPGMMTLVGTAISVAFFFSAATVFFPVGNDFFWELATLIDVMLLGHWLEARSVMGASRALEELVRVMPTTAHVVMDGDVMDMPVSHLRVGTVALVKPGEKIPSDGVVVEGESYVNESLLTGESNPVHKTATDKVIGGAVNGDGVLLTRIERTGEETYLSQVVKLVRQAQQSKSRTQDLANRAAALLFYVAVAVGAVTFFVWALIASPQFALTRSVTVLVIACPHALGLAIPLVVALSTSLTAKRGILIRDRKAFEDAKSVDAVVFDKTGTLTMGQFGVTDVVPYISEAELLAMAAAVEQNSEHVIAKAIVEHAKTKVISIPVSKGFQAFPGKGAKAEVNGKSIYVGSLHLLKELNIAITDEKTSQLQMAGKTVVYTVVDGKLVGAFALADKIREESRRAVQGLKAAGIKVYMLTGDSQEVAQAVAKELGIDEFFAGVLPDQKAQKIVQLKNQGYRVAMVGDGINDAPALATADVGIAIGTGTDVAIESADVILVKNNPQDVTRTINYSKRTYSKMVQNLWWAAGYNIFAIPLATGVFAGLGVVVDPAVGAILMSLSTVLVAINSQTLRRQER; encoded by the coding sequence ATGATTCAATTCTGGTTTCAATATACTCTGACTGTACCTTATCAGTCATACATCCTACTTGTCTTATCAGCAGTTCTCTACGGTTATGGCGGGTGGCCCTTCTTAACAGGGTTAATACAGGAACTCAAGGCTCGCCAACCGGGAATGATGACTCTGGTGGGTACCGCCATATCTGTGGCTTTCTTTTTTTCAGCTGCAACAGTGTTCTTCCCTGTGGGCAACGACTTTTTTTGGGAACTCGCCACCTTAATCGACGTTATGCTTTTGGGACATTGGCTTGAAGCCCGCAGCGTAATGGGGGCGTCAAGGGCTCTTGAAGAACTTGTAAGGGTGATGCCTACGACCGCCCATGTTGTCATGGATGGGGACGTTATGGATATGCCTGTTTCTCATTTGCGGGTGGGAACTGTGGCGTTGGTTAAGCCGGGTGAAAAAATTCCCTCCGACGGCGTAGTCGTTGAGGGCGAATCATACGTTAACGAGTCACTTCTAACAGGTGAATCTAACCCAGTGCACAAAACAGCAACTGACAAGGTTATCGGGGGAGCAGTTAACGGCGACGGGGTTTTGCTCACAAGAATCGAGCGTACTGGAGAAGAAACGTACCTTTCACAGGTAGTTAAGCTGGTTAGGCAAGCCCAGCAAAGCAAGTCGCGGACGCAGGATTTGGCTAACCGCGCAGCTGCACTTCTATTTTATGTCGCAGTTGCTGTCGGTGCCGTGACGTTTTTTGTTTGGGCGTTAATCGCCAGCCCACAGTTTGCTCTCACAAGGTCTGTAACCGTGCTTGTTATTGCATGTCCTCACGCGTTGGGTTTGGCTATCCCGCTTGTGGTTGCCTTGTCAACTTCTTTGACCGCTAAACGGGGTATTTTGATTCGGGACCGAAAAGCCTTTGAAGACGCCAAATCCGTGGATGCTGTGGTTTTTGACAAGACGGGCACCTTGACGATGGGGCAATTCGGTGTAACCGACGTCGTACCCTACATTTCAGAGGCTGAGTTGTTGGCAATGGCGGCAGCGGTAGAGCAGAACTCCGAGCACGTAATCGCAAAAGCCATAGTAGAACACGCCAAAACAAAAGTCATCTCCATTCCAGTCAGCAAGGGCTTTCAAGCATTCCCCGGTAAAGGCGCCAAAGCAGAGGTCAACGGCAAAAGCATCTACGTTGGCAGCCTGCATCTTCTGAAAGAACTCAACATCGCCATAACTGACGAGAAAACATCTCAACTTCAAATGGCAGGTAAAACCGTTGTTTACACCGTTGTAGATGGTAAGCTTGTGGGAGCTTTTGCATTGGCAGATAAAATCCGCGAAGAATCCCGAAGAGCAGTGCAGGGTTTGAAGGCTGCAGGCATAAAAGTTTACATGTTAACGGGTGATTCCCAAGAAGTGGCTCAAGCAGTGGCTAAAGAGTTGGGCATCGACGAGTTCTTTGCAGGTGTGTTGCCTGACCAGAAAGCTCAAAAAATCGTGCAGTTAAAAAATCAGGGTTACCGAGTTGCGATGGTGGGTGACGGCATAAACGACGCACCCGCACTGGCAACCGCCGACGTGGGAATCGCCATCGGGACAGGAACTGATGTCGCAATAGAGAGCGCCGACGTTATCCTCGTTAAAAACAACCCCCAAGACGTCACCCGAACCATCAACTATTCAAAGCGAACATACTCAAAGATGGTACAAAATCTCTGGTGGGCTGCTGGCTACAACATCTTTGCGATTCCGCTGGCGACGGGAGTTTTCGCGGGGTTAGGGGTGGTTGTGGATCCTGCGGTGGGGGCGATTTTGATGTCTCTATCGACGGTTCTGGTGGCGATTAACAGTCAAACACTGCGTAGACAAGAACGCTAA
- a CDS encoding transcription factor S has translation MEFCGECGSMLKPIKIRSGNQTLLMLVCSKCGRKKEEANAKLFSAKVFEHNPKQFVAVIGREEQELNPMPTIHVECPRCGNNTANVWQVQTRGSDESSTQFLRCIRCGYTYRENT, from the coding sequence ATGGAGTTTTGTGGCGAATGCGGTTCAATGCTAAAACCAATCAAAATCCGTTCAGGAAACCAAACCCTGCTAATGCTTGTTTGCAGTAAATGTGGGCGCAAAAAAGAGGAAGCAAACGCGAAACTGTTCAGCGCCAAAGTATTCGAGCACAACCCAAAACAGTTCGTTGCGGTAATCGGCAGGGAAGAGCAGGAACTAAACCCTATGCCAACCATACACGTCGAGTGCCCCCGATGCGGAAACAACACCGCCAACGTCTGGCAGGTACAGACCCGCGGCTCAGATGAGTCTTCAACACAGTTTCTACGTTGCATCAGATGCGGCTACACATACAGAGAAAACACTTAA
- a CDS encoding DUF3795 domain-containing protein, with product MINNVVTAGCQQQDRPNNFYCRRVTVAGKVGLEMKVGVCGIACEKCPKMTKGTCPNGSVGCVARQNKFCQICNCAFTKGVKFCFECAEFPCETTKQGPISYGYCQYLAGKQ from the coding sequence GTGATAAATAACGTTGTGACTGCAGGATGTCAACAACAAGACCGACCGAACAACTTTTATTGCCGTCGCGTCACAGTGGCAGGTAAGGTTGGTTTAGAGATGAAAGTCGGTGTATGCGGAATCGCATGTGAAAAATGCCCCAAAATGACCAAAGGCACATGTCCAAACGGCAGCGTCGGCTGCGTCGCGCGGCAAAACAAGTTTTGTCAAATCTGCAACTGTGCCTTCACAAAAGGCGTCAAGTTTTGCTTTGAATGCGCCGAGTTCCCCTGTGAAACTACCAAACAAGGCCCCATAAGCTACGGTTACTGCCAGTATCTTGCGGGTAAACAGTGA